ATAGAGGGCCACCAACTTCGCCGCGGCCGCCGCGCGTATCGCCGGGTCGGGGCGTCGCAGTTCGCGTGCGGCGCACAGTCCGAAGGTGAGATCGATCAGCGGCGAGAACAGCACCATCGCCGCGGCCGGGTTCTGCGCGACGTCGGGTTGCAGCAGCAGGTCCACCGAGAGGTGGCCGCCGGCCGAATCCGCAACGACCACAATGTTTTCCGGCGGCACTCCGCTGGCCTGCGGTAGCCAGTCCCAGCCGGCGCGCACGTCGTCGGCGGCGGCGGGGAAGCGGTGCCGGGGTGCCAGCCGGTAGTCGATGCAGAACACCGGCAGCCCGGTGAGTGCGGACAGCCAGGAGGTCAGCCGGCGATGGGTGCGCGGCGAGCACATCGTGTAGCCGCTGCCGTGCACGTAGTAGATGACGCCGTGTGATGAATGTTGCCGGATACCACGCCCGTACACCCATTCGCCGACCACGCGGCGCCCGTCGGCAAGGACGGTGTCGACCGGTCTGACCCGGGCGCCGGCCAGCGACGGGCCGAAGGTGTCCATCACCCGGGCGACGAGTTGTCGTGATGTCCAGACTCCCCATGCCTGATCGGGGCGGATCGCGCCGGTGATCGGTCGCAGCATCAGCGAGCTGACCGTGATCGCGGTCCGGGAGCGCAGCGACCCGCGGGCTGGAACATCGTCGTCCATGGGAAGCGAGTCAATACCAAATGGTGACATTAGTCAATGGCAGCTTCGGGCGGGACTCTGTTTCCGCCGCCGCCCATCCCATCCGCCCAGCGTGACTCGCACGACGCGACCCGCCGCGGGAGCGTGCCTAGTTCACGGCCGAGGCCGAGGCCGAGGCGGAGGTGGGTGGCTGGGTGGAAGAGGCGGGACGGGCCGGGACCGCACCAGGGTGGGCCACCAGAACCACGGCCCCATGATCCGCAGCAGGCACGGCACCACGAACGAGCGCACCACCAGCGTGTCGAGCAGCAGGCCGATACACACCGTGGAACCCACCTGGCCGATGCTGCGCAGATCGCTGCTGAGCATCGCGAGCATGGTGAACGCGAACACCAGTCCCGCCGACGTCACCACCGCACCGGTACTGCCCAGCGCGCGGATCAGGCCGGTGTTCAACCCGGCGTGCACCTCCTCCTTGACGCGGGCGATCAGCAACAGGTTGTAGTCCGAACCCACCGCGACCAGGATGATGAACGTCAGCGGCAACACCAGCCAGTGCAGGTGCAGCCCGATCAGGTGCTGCCAGACCAACACCGACAGCCCGAACGCCCCGGCGTAGGAGAAGGCGACGGTACCGGGAATCACCAAGGCGGCCACCAGACTTCGCGTCAGAAACATCATGATCAAGAAGATCAGCACGAAGGCGGCGATCGCCGCGATCAGCAGATCCGACGCGGCGTACTGCTTGATGTCCTTGTCGTTGGAGCCCGAGCCGCCGATGTAGACCCGCGCTCCGGCCAGCGAAGTCTCTTTGAGCACCGTGGTGATGGCCCCGGCGAACTGTTCGACGTGCTGTACCCCTTCGGGGCCCATCGCGTTGCCCTCGTGGGTGACGATGAACCGGGCGGCCTTGCCGTCGGGCGACATCATCAGCGTCATACCGGTTTTGACGTCTTCGTTGTCGAATCCCTCCCGGGGGATGTAGAAGAAGTCGTCGCTGCGGGCCCGGTCGAAGTCGATTCCGACGTTGATCATGTCGTCGAAGGTCTGGTCGGTCTGGATGGCTTGCAGATCCGCCGATCCGTAGCTGTTGACCAGCAGCGCCTGCAGCGCCTCGGTGTCGTCGCGCATGATCTTCATCTGCGAGATCATCTGTGGCAGCAGCTTATCGATGACCTCCAGGGAAGCCACGGCGTCCTTGATATCGGCGGCCATCTTGTCGATGCCGTCGAGCGCGTCGAACAGCGACCTGAACGCCCAGCACACCGGAATGTCGAAACAGTGCCGCTCCCAATAGAAATACGAGCGAAGAGGCCGGAAGAAGTCGTCGAGGTTGGACAGCTCCTGGTTGAGCTGTTCGGTGACCTTCTTCATGTCCTCCATGGTGAGCACGGTCGAGTGCATCTCGTCGGCCATCTTCTGCAGCAGCCCGATGGTGCGGTCCAGCACTTCGACGGTGTTCGCCTGGATTTGGGCCTGCTGATCGGTATTCGCGTTCTGCTGACGGTTGAATGGCAGCTGTTGGCCGTTGCCGCTGCCTTGGGTGGTGAACAGGTAGGGCAGCGTCGCGTGCTCGAGCGGACGTCCCATCGGCCGGGTGATGCTCTGCACCATGGCCACGCCGGGCAGTCGGATCAGGCTCTTGGCCACCCGGTCCAGTGAGATGAAATCGGCCGAGTTCCGCATGTCGTGATCCGTCTCGACCATCAACATCTCGGAGAACAGTTTGCTCTTGGAGAAGTGCCGATCCGCCGCGGCGAAGCCCTGGTTGGCAGGGCCGTCGGACGGCTGGTATTGGCGGTCGTCGTAGTTGACCCGGTAGGTCGGCACGAACACCGCCCCGAACATGACAACAGCGGTGCTGGCCACCAGGATCGGCACCGGCCACCGCACCACACTGGTCCCGATCCGCCGATACAGTTTCGCCTGAGCCTGGCGCCGCGGATCGAACAGCCCGAACAGGCTGCCTACCGTCAACACGGCCGGGCCCAGGGTCAGCGCCGCCGCGATGGTCAGCAGCATCGAGATGGCCACCGCCGGGCCCATGGTGTGAAAGTAGTTGAGCCGGGCGAAACTCAGGCAGAAACACGCCCCGGCGATCGTCAGCCCGGAGCCGATGATGATGGGTGTGACACCCCGGTAGGCCGTGTAGAACGCCTCTTCCCGGTCTTCGCCGGCGCGCCGTGCCTCGTGATAGCGGCCCATCAGGAAGATGCCGTAGTCGGTGCCCGCGCCCAGGGTCAGCGCGACGACGATGTTCACCGCGAACGAGGACAGTTCGATGTATCCGAGATGGCCGAGCGTCGCGACCACCCCCTTGGCGACCAGCATCTCGATCAGCACGCCGGCCAGCGGGACCAGCAGCGTGGACACCGACCGGTACACCAGCAACAGCATCACGATGATCAGGATGATCGTCACGATGGTGATGTCGTTCAGGCTGGCATTCGCGATCGTCACGGTGTCGGAAGCCAGCGGGGCCGGGCCACTGACGTAGACCTTGAGCCCGGGCGGCGGAGTATCGTGCGCGACAATCTGTTTCACCGCGGAGACCGACTGATTTGCTTGCATCTGCCCGATGTCGCCGGCGAGGCGCAGCAACACGTAAGCCGCTTTGCCGTCCACGCTCTGGGCGCCCGCCGCGGTGATCGGCTTGCCCCACAGGTCCATCACGTACTGCACATGGCTGGTGTCCTGCTTGAGACGGCGCATCAAGTCGTCGTAGTAGTGGTGGTCCACGTCGCCCAGCGGCCGGTCGGCTTCTAAGACGATCATGGTCATACTGGTCGAGGTGGATTCGTGGAACTTTTCACCGATGCGCAGCATCGCCCGTTGCGACGGCGCGTAATGCGGGACCATCGGCCCGGCGAGTTCTTCGGCGACCCGTTCGACCTGGGGCACAAAGGTATTGGTGGTGACGGCGATCAGCGCCCAGAAGACGATGATCGGGATCGCCAGTGCCCGGACCGCCCGCGGCAGGAACGGCCGAGGCGCCCGGTGCTCACTCATGCGGATTTCACCCGGCAGGTGACATGGGCGTCCTGGTGGGTATCGGACTGTTCGTCGCGCACGACGTCGTTCACCCTTATTCGGCACCCGATCTGACCGCCACGAACCTGTGCCGAGATGCTGCCGGAAACGACGGTCAGCGTCGTCGTCTCGGTGTGCGACCAGGGCAGCGTATTCAGGTCAAGCCGGTGCGGGTGGCTTTCGACGTCGACATAGACGAGCATTCCGCCGTCGCCGACGTTGCCGAACAACTCGTAGGTCATTTCCTTGCGGGTGGTCTGCTCCGGCGCTTGCTGCCCCAGGACGGTGATGACCGGAGGGGGAGCGGAGAATTCGTGCACCTTCCACATGCACAGCGCCCCGACGCCGATCGCGACGACGGCGACCAACGGCATCCAGGCTCGCGCCAACAAGGTCCTGCCGGTCGGTCGACTACTCACCCGATTCTCCATCCGCACTCAAACTGCTTTTGGCAGCAGCTTTTTCAACCTGGCGCCGGCGAGCAGCCGAAGCGCGAGGTTGGTGGAGGTCAGCATCGGGATCACCCCGAGGAAGGTCCGTTCCGACGGCCTGGCACCGTGTAGGTGTTCGAGGCTGCCGAACACATAGAAGCAGCCCAGCATGAAGATCATCCCGGGAATGGCGAGCGCCATCGGCGATCCGCGGTCGGTGACCACCTGTCTGGCGTAGTTCAGTTCCTCGGCCGTCATGGGTTCGCGTTTGCGCAGCTTGCGCACCACCGTCGTGGCGCTGCCCACCTCCCGGCTGATCGGCGGCAAGTCCCGGCTGCGGAGTCGTCTCACATATGTGAAGGCGACGGTGGCGAAAGTCAACATCATTGCCAGAGAGGCAATGGTCAAATAGCCGTACAGACCCGGCGTCATGATCTCCTCCCGTGCCGCCGACCGAATTTAGTGAACACTACCGTCTGCTATCTGAATTCCTCAAGAAGGTACCCGACACACGTGGCGGGCGCGCGTCGGGAATTGGCAGACGGCGCCGTCGTGAGGTCACGCCAGCGGCTCAGCCCACGGTGCGGATGATCGCCTTCTTGTCGACCTTGCCGATCGCGGTGGTGGGCAGCGCCGGTAGCGCGGCCAGCTGGTCGATTCGTACGTGCGAAGCGACGCCGCGCTGCTCGAGGTGGGCGTTGAGCTCCGACTTCGTCACCGGAGCGCCTGCGAAAACAACTGCGGCGCAGATTTTTTCACCGAGAGCCGGGTCGGGCAGCGGCACCGCCGCGACCGACCAGACGGCCGGGTGGCTGAGCAGGTGCTCTTCGAGGTCCAGCGCCGAAATGGTCTCACCGGCGCGGCAGATTACGTCTTTGACCCGCCCGGTGACCACCAGGTTGCCGTCGGCGCGGAGCCGAACCAGGTCGCCGCTGCGGTAGAAGCCGTCCGGGTCGAAGGAACGTTCGTTGTCTCGCCCGGCACGGAAGTAGCCGTTGATGGTGTACGGGCCGCGCACCAACAGTTCGCCTTCGGCGCCGGCGGCCACGGGCGCTCCGTCGGCATCGACGATGCGCAGTTCGTCGGCAGGGCTCAACGGCCGGCCCTGGGTGCGCTCGAGCGTTTCGGGCGGGTCGTCGAGGCGGGTGAAGTTGAGCAGTCCCTCGGCCATCCCGAACACCTGCTGCAGGCCCGCGGTCAGCCTCGCGCGCACTTCGGCGGCGTCCTCGGGTTCCAGCTTGGAACCGCCGACCTGCAACAGCCGCAACGTTTGTGGTGTGACGGGTTCCCAGTCGCAGGCCTGCGCCCAGAGTCTGGCCAGTGCCGGCACCAGCGCGGTGACGGTGACGCCGTGCCGGTCGATGGTGGCGAACGCGGCTTCGGGGCTGGGGTCGTCGGCGAAAACGATTGTGGCGCCGGCGCTTAGCGCGCCGAGGAGGCCGGGGCAGGCCAACGGAAAGTTGTGTGCCGCCGGTAGCGCGACCAGATAGACGTCGTCGTGGGTGAGCCGGCAGAGTGCCGCGCTGGCGGTGGCGTTGTACACGTAGTCGTGGTGGGTGCGTGGGATCAGTTTCGGGGTGCCGGTGGTGCCGCCGGACACCAGCAGCAGCGCCGGGGAGCCAGGGTCGGGGACGACCTGCGGAACGTCCCCGTCCGGCAGCGTCGCCCAGGCCAGGAACGGGCCGGGATGCCCGTCGACCACGACGTGCCGCAGCGACGGCTGGGTGGCGACGAGCGTCTGGGCCATCGGTCGGTAGTCGAACCCGCCCACGGTGTCGGCGACGATCAGCGCTACCGCGTCGCTGACCTCCGCGAAATGACTCAGCTCGGCCAGCCGGTGTCCCGGCAGGCACATCACCGGGATGGCGCCGGCGCGCAGCACTCCGAACAGCGCCTCGGCGAACCGGCATGAATTGGGTAGCGCGAGCAGCACCCGGTCGCCGGGTTCGATGCCCAGCGCCGCCAGGCCGGCCGCCGCACGGTCGGCGAGCCGGTCCAGCTCAGCGTAGGTATGGCGGTGGTGCGCATCGACGACGGCGGGGTGGTGCGGCCAGGTCTCCGCGGCCTGGGTGAGCAGGTCGTCCACCGTCCGGTCGGTCCAATAGCCGGCGGCCCGGTAGGCGGCGGCCCGCTCGGGCGGAAACGGGACGAAGCCGTCCAGAGCGGGGCTTTCAGACGGGTGGGACGGGCAGGTAGAACGTGGCGGCACTCGCGAGCTCCTCGGGGTGAGCGTGTCGGCACTGCGAGCATAGGGTAGCGTACAGAAAGTTAGGACAGCCTGAGCTAATACGGGAGGTGGGGGTCGTGGGCGGCGCGTCATTCGCCGGATCACCGGCGAACGCAGAATGCCACCCGGGCCACCTCGGCCGGAGCGACGATCGTGGGGCGGGTGACTGGTGAGCCGGACGCTGGCGGTCATCGGCGCGGGCGCCAAGGCGGTCGCGGTGGCGGCAAAAGCCGCGGTGCTGCGCGAGATGGGTGTCGAGACGCCTGACGTGGTGGCCATCGAACGCACCGAGGTGGCGGCCAACTGGCTGCCGGGGGGCGGCTGGACCGACGGTCGGCAGCGGCTGGGCACCAGCCCGGAGAAAGACGTCGGGTTCCCGTACCGGTCGACGCTGGTGGCCGGGCGCGAGTCCGAGGTCGACGAACAGATGATGCGGTTCAGGCCGGCAGTCGTATCTGGTTGCCTCCGACCAGTTCGTGGGCTGGGTGGACCGGGGCAGGCCGGCGCCGGCCCACGACACCTGGGCCCGCTACCTGCGGTGGGTCGCCGAGGTCGCCGGCCTGAAAGTCGTTCAGGGCGAAGCGCGCAAGATCGCCGTCGAGCAATCCCGCTGGGCCGTCCACACATCCGGATCCACCGTCTGCGCTGACGCGCTGATGGTCACCGGGCCCGGACAGCCGGAGCGATCGATGCTCTCCGGTGATCCCCGGGTGTTGTCGATAGCGCAGTTCTGGGCCCGCGCCGGGCAGC
The nucleotide sequence above comes from Mycobacterium kiyosense. Encoded proteins:
- the mbtJ gene encoding acetylhydrolase, producing the protein MDDDVPARGSLRSRTAITVSSLMLRPITGAIRPDQAWGVWTSRQLVARVMDTFGPSLAGARVRPVDTVLADGRRVVGEWVYGRGIRQHSSHGVIYYVHGSGYTMCSPRTHRRLTSWLSALTGLPVFCIDYRLAPRHRFPAAADDVRAGWDWLPQASGVPPENIVVVADSAGGHLSVDLLLQPDVAQNPAAAMVLFSPLIDLTFGLCAARELRRPDPAIRAAAAAKLVALYHAGVDPTHHRLTLDVAGGPTLPPALIQAGGAEMLQDDARQLAADISAAGGSCELQVWPDQMHVFQALPRISPEAPKAMAHVQRFIAKSLRDDITEKSIEQEAG
- a CDS encoding putative membrane protein, MmpL family → MSEHRAPRPFLPRAVRALAIPIIVFWALIAVTTNTFVPQVERVAEELAGPMVPHYAPSQRAMLRIGEKFHESTSTSMTMIVLEADRPLGDVDHHYYDDLMRRLKQDTSHVQYVMDLWGKPITAAGAQSVDGKAAYVLLRLAGDIGQMQANQSVSAVKQIVAHDTPPPGLKVYVSGPAPLASDTVTIANASLNDITIVTIILIIVMLLLVYRSVSTLLVPLAGVLIEMLVAKGVVATLGHLGYIELSSFAVNIVVALTLGAGTDYGIFLMGRYHEARRAGEDREEAFYTAYRGVTPIIIGSGLTIAGACFCLSFARLNYFHTMGPAVAISMLLTIAAALTLGPAVLTVGSLFGLFDPRRQAQAKLYRRIGTSVVRWPVPILVASTAVVMFGAVFVPTYRVNYDDRQYQPSDGPANQGFAAADRHFSKSKLFSEMLMVETDHDMRNSADFISLDRVAKSLIRLPGVAMVQSITRPMGRPLEHATLPYLFTTQGSGNGQQLPFNRQQNANTDQQAQIQANTVEVLDRTIGLLQKMADEMHSTVLTMEDMKKVTEQLNQELSNLDDFFRPLRSYFYWERHCFDIPVCWAFRSLFDALDGIDKMAADIKDAVASLEVIDKLLPQMISQMKIMRDDTEALQALLVNSYGSADLQAIQTDQTFDDMINVGIDFDRARSDDFFYIPREGFDNEDVKTGMTLMMSPDGKAARFIVTHEGNAMGPEGVQHVEQFAGAITTVLKETSLAGARVYIGGSGSNDKDIKQYAASDLLIAAIAAFVLIFLIMMFLTRSLVAALVIPGTVAFSYAGAFGLSVLVWQHLIGLHLHWLVLPLTFIILVAVGSDYNLLLIARVKEEVHAGLNTGLIRALGSTGAVVTSAGLVFAFTMLAMLSSDLRSIGQVGSTVCIGLLLDTLVVRSFVVPCLLRIMGPWFWWPTLVRSRPVPPLPPSHPPPPRPRPRP
- a CDS encoding putative conserved membrane protein, MmpS, with the translated sequence MRMENRVSSRPTGRTLLARAWMPLVAVVAIGVGALCMWKVHEFSAPPPVITVLGQQAPEQTTRKEMTYELFGNVGDGGMLVYVDVESHPHRLDLNTLPWSHTETTTLTVVSGSISAQVRGGQIGCRIRVNDVVRDEQSDTHQDAHVTCRVKSA
- the mbtA gene encoding 2,3-dihydroxybenzoate-AMP ligase; its protein translation is MPPRSTCPSHPSESPALDGFVPFPPERAAAYRAAGYWTDRTVDDLLTQAAETWPHHPAVVDAHHRHTYAELDRLADRAAAGLAALGIEPGDRVLLALPNSCRFAEALFGVLRAGAIPVMCLPGHRLAELSHFAEVSDAVALIVADTVGGFDYRPMAQTLVATQPSLRHVVVDGHPGPFLAWATLPDGDVPQVVPDPGSPALLLVSGGTTGTPKLIPRTHHDYVYNATASAALCRLTHDDVYLVALPAAHNFPLACPGLLGALSAGATIVFADDPSPEAAFATIDRHGVTVTALVPALARLWAQACDWEPVTPQTLRLLQVGGSKLEPEDAAEVRARLTAGLQQVFGMAEGLLNFTRLDDPPETLERTQGRPLSPADELRIVDADGAPVAAGAEGELLVRGPYTINGYFRAGRDNERSFDPDGFYRSGDLVRLRADGNLVVTGRVKDVICRAGETISALDLEEHLLSHPAVWSVAAVPLPDPALGEKICAAVVFAGAPVTKSELNAHLEQRGVASHVRIDQLAALPALPTTAIGKVDKKAIIRTVG